The DNA window TTTATCGTTCGCCGGACTCGTCCCTTATCAACAGGTTTGACTAAATAATCAAACGCATAAACTTCAAAAGCTTCATGTGTATAGCAACTATAACCTGTAACAAAAATTATAAAAATCTTAGAATTAATATCTAAAATTTCTTTGGCCACCTTAATACCGTTCTTTCCGGGCATATCAATATCCAAAAATACAACTTCAGGATCCAGTTCTTCAACCAATTGAACCACTTGTTGTCCATCTTCTGCTTCACTAATAATGTCTACTTCAGGGATTTCCACGAGAACGTCTTTCAGAACCTGCCGCATAAAAAAGTTATCATCAGCAATAATTACTTTTAACATGGTAAATTACTCTACCTCCTGTTACTCTTCTTTACTGTCCTGTGACCATTTAATTGTATATGACGGCGAAAAGCAAGCTACAAACGTTAGCACGTCAGTAAATCCCCCCCTTCGTACAATAGCGCAAGAATCCAGGGCAATATGGATAGCACCCCCTTTCATTTTAATATTATATAATCATTTTAAAAATTCAGCTTAATTAAGTTAATTAAGAAATAATAATTATTCCAAGAAAGAGTTCATTAAAACTAATCGTACTACATCAGCTTAACTTTCACCATCACCCACATGGGTGACTTATACTATTCCTTTCGTCCCCAATTTACAAAGCTTAGAAGGGAATATTTAATTTATTTCGAAATGTAACAATAAGATTTCCCTAGCCTATGAGCAAATAAATAAAGGTGGTATTTCACATGCATATCTCAGAAACTGAGTTGGTACGTTTTAATAAAATTGCTCTAACAATACACGAATGTACAGATATTGACCTTTTTGAGACTACCTTGTTACGCAGTTTGCAAGAGCTAGTTCTATATGATAATGGCGGCTATTTCCATCCCGATCCTGCTACACGCAGTGTGACCTGTGGAAAATTATTAGATACAGACCCTAAAATATTTCAAAACTACAAAAAGACATATGAAAAACACGACTTTCATTTAAATCATTTATTTTCTACCTCAAATATATTACCTACTGAACGCAGATCCGATTCTAATTATTTTAGTGCTTGGAAGAAATCCCCCAGTTTCGCCGAATTATATCTTGCTAATAATCTCTATCATATGGCAGTAATCAATGTAGTAACTCAAGGAAGATTTACGGGAAGAATTTGCATGTACCGAAAACTATCCCGAAACGATTTCAGCAATAGCGAAATGACACTATTCTATTTATTAAGCGGCCACATCCAATCAGTGTACACCAAACTTCAAATGGCGGAACTCTACTCCGGAGCCTGGGATGTATTGGAACATGCCAATCAGGGAATATGTTTTTTTGACCAGAACCTTCATTGTATTTATGTCAATCAGCGAGCAAATTTGCTATTTAAGCAAAATTTCTGTTATAACTTATATAGCCGTTTGCAAGAAATCTGCCGTGAATTTGCCTTCTTTCACCATGATGCGTATTATATGCCAACCCAGACCGGAACAATTGATTATAAGTATACCAAAATAAATTACAGTTGCTTTTCCTATAGCCATAATGAAGAGCATTATCTTCAGATTGTCTTTGACTACTATGATAAAAAAGCCCACCAAAACATAAAAAAGGGATATAAAGATCTTTTCACTGAACGGGAAAAAATGATCGTTAAACTGATTGCACAGGGAAAAACCAATAAGGAAATAAGCGAGTTGTTAATAATCAGCCTTAATACCGTAAAAACCCATATAAAAAATATGCTGCTAAAAACAGGCACGCCGTCGCGTGCTGCCCTCGCCGTTAAGGCTTTGTCACCGCTTCTTTCCACCAATTATTCCAACAAATATAAAAAATTCAGTCCAGTTGAAGATCTATATACTATACAATAGATTGTCCATTGCATGAGAAGAATAGCTGAGCCTTCGCTAGCGAAAGCACAGCTATTCTTCTTTTTTCACTTGCTCTACCTTATTATCTTATATAACACTTTTTCAAAATTATCGCTAGTATTAAGATACACTCTGCATGATTTCCGGTAGTTCAATACGAGGCATAATACCATGAAGCGCTCGAGATTTGCGTGCATCGAGATCATATAAAAAATCATTAAGTTCAGCCTTCCACACACAAACTTCTCCAATAGAACCATATATACATTCTCCGGCTATTTTAAACCCCAGTTTGGGCATAATGGCTAT is part of the Pelorhabdus rhamnosifermentans genome and encodes:
- a CDS encoding response regulator transcription factor, producing the protein MHISETELVRFNKIALTIHECTDIDLFETTLLRSLQELVLYDNGGYFHPDPATRSVTCGKLLDTDPKIFQNYKKTYEKHDFHLNHLFSTSNILPTERRSDSNYFSAWKKSPSFAELYLANNLYHMAVINVVTQGRFTGRICMYRKLSRNDFSNSEMTLFYLLSGHIQSVYTKLQMAELYSGAWDVLEHANQGICFFDQNLHCIYVNQRANLLFKQNFCYNLYSRLQEICREFAFFHHDAYYMPTQTGTIDYKYTKINYSCFSYSHNEEHYLQIVFDYYDKKAHQNIKKGYKDLFTEREKMIVKLIAQGKTNKEISELLIISLNTVKTHIKNMLLKTGTPSRAALAVKALSPLLSTNYSNKYKKFSPVEDLYTIQ